The following coding sequences are from one Musa acuminata AAA Group cultivar baxijiao chromosome BXJ1-6, Cavendish_Baxijiao_AAA, whole genome shotgun sequence window:
- the LOC135677369 gene encoding uncharacterized protein LOC135677369 yields the protein MPGPGAHTMYALGVGAGLMRLSRGRFGPHHCVVYAANTFLGPDLGSFAEWLASCISSSSGLGHSLGSLAMDLVHHPFYYPMLLGLPLSFFYAWLSALLLRKGILDPASGVSLSKMQCFLLLSAGSLSHFFLDHLFEENGHSTMYTWILSTGWWKNSAPINPDAVVMVGLLCTSLFVGFVYINRLKNGKSIIKRSDQSLRLVLIIATLYCTWCVSQIYWRNPPQPAVGEEADLGVLVFLALYFFLPHALCLLSMNQRDVDTADQLPL from the exons atgccgGGGCCGGGGGCGCACACGATGTACGCGTTGGGGGTTGGGGCAGGGCTGATGCGCCTCTCCCGAGGCCGCTTCGGGCCCCACCACTGCGTTGTCTACGCCGCCAACACCTTCCTCGGCCCCGACCTTGGCTCCTTCGCCGAATGGCTCGCCTCCTGCATCTCCTCCTCTTCCGGCCTCGGCCACTCCCTCGGGTCCCTTGCGATGGACCTTGTCCACCACCCCTTCTACTACCCCATGCTGCTCGGTCTCCCCCTCTCCTTCTTCTATGCCTGGCTCTCCGCTCTCCTCCTTCGCAAAGGCATCCTCGATCCCGCCTCCGGG GTCTCGTTGAGCAAGATGCAGTGCTTCTTGTTGTTATCGGCTGGTTCCCTGTCGCATTTCTTCTTGGATCACTTGTTCGAG GAGAATGGCCATTCAACAATGTATACCTGGATATTGAGCACAGGCTGGTGGAAGAACTCTGCTCCTATCAATCCAGATGCTGTAGTCATGGTTGGACTTTTATGCACTTCTTTGTTTGTGGGCTTTGTGTATATCAACAG ACTGAAAAATGGAAAATCCATCATCAAGAGATCAGATCAATCCTTGAGACTTGTCCTGATCATCGCGACCTTGTACTGCACTTGGTGTGTCAGTCAAATATACTGGCGAAACCCTCCCCAACCAGCGGTAGGGGAAGAAGCAGATCTCGGGGTTCTTGTTTTCCTGGCTCTCTACTTCTTTCTCCCACATGCCTTGTGTTTACTGTCAATGAACCAGAGAGACGTCGACACAGCAGATCAACTGCCACTCTAG
- the LOC135677370 gene encoding probable acyl-activating enzyme 17, peroxisomal, which produces MAYRPLEDITVEEIGAAGVPPDEAERLHACLRRILLETGSSGPEAWDAISKRLLSPDLPFPLHQMMYYGCYVGFDSEPPPAWIPNEECAASTNTGRLLQRRGKELLGLRYKDPISSFTDFQEFSVANPEAYWKMIFEEMGISFSVPPSCILRDHDSYPGGQWMPGAHLNAASLCLSLNDKRGLDDVVILWRDEGDDSLPVHTMTLKELRTQVWLVANALDTLSLPKGSAIAIDMQMTVTAVIIYLAIILAGYVVVSIADSFAPNEIATRLKIANAKAIFTQDSIIRGEKELPLYSKVVEALAPLAIIIPTQGSTIIKGLRANDISWHDFLGRVEYTKDIPYAAVEQPIEAFTNILFSSGTTGEPKAIPWRHATPLKAAADAWAHMDIRKGDVVAWPTNLGWMMGPWLVYASLINGASMALYNGIPLGSGFAKFVQDARVTMLGVVPSIVRAWKNTNCTMGLNWSAIRCFSSTGEASSVDDYLWLMGRAYYKPVIEYCGGTEIGGGFVTGSLLQPQALAAFSTPAMGCKLFILDSDGNPLPENAAGIGELALDPTMFGASVTLLNADHYDVYFKGMPVLNGKLLRRHGDEFERTASGYYKAHGRTDDTMNLGGIKVSSVEIERICNSVSSSILETAAIGVPPSTGGPEQLVMAVIFKDQSFSEENLEKLRLAFNSALQKRLNPLFKVSSVVPVPSLPRTASNKVMRRVLRQQFSKRSKF; this is translated from the exons ATGGCATACCGGCCGTTGGAGGACATCACGGTCGAGGAGATCGGGGCCGCCGGTGTGCCTCCGGACGAGGCGGAGAGGCTCCACGCATGCCTCcggcggattctcctggagaccgGGAGCTCCGGCCCGGAGGCGTGGGACGCCATCTCCAAGCGCCTCTTGAGTCCTGATCTCCCGTTTCCTCTTCATCAGATGATGTACTATGGGTGCTACGTGGGCTTCGATTCCGAACCCCCTCCTGCTTGGATTCCGAACGA AGAGTGTGCCGCTTCAACAAATACTGGACGGCTGTTACAGAGGCGTGGAAAGGAGTTACTTGGATTGAGATACAAGGATCCAATATCAAGTTTTACAGACTTTCAGGAATTTTCCGTGGCAAATCCAGAG GCTTATTGGAAGATGATTTTCGAAGAGATGGGTATTTCGTTTTCGGTGCCACCATCATGTATTTTACGTGACCATGACTCTTATCCTGGGGGCCAGTGGATGCCAGGGGCTCATCTAAATGCTGCCAGCTTATGCTTGAGCTTGAATGATAAGAGAGGCCTTGATGATGTTGTGATTTTGTGGAGAGATGAAGGAGATGATTCTTTGCCTGTTCATACCATGACACTAAAGGAACTGAGAACTCAAGTCTG GCTGGTAGCGAATGCACTTGATACGTTGAGTTTGCCCAAAGGATCTGCCATTGCAATAGATATGCAGATGACTGTAACTGCTGTTATCATCTACCTTGCTATTATTCTAGCAGGCTACGTGGTTGTGTCCATAGCAGATAGCTTTGCTCCTAATGAAATAGCAACAAGGCTCAAGATAGCAAATGCAAAAGCAATTTTCACCCAG GATTCTATTATTCGTGGTGAAAAGGAACTACCTCTATACAG TAAAGTTGTTGAGGCTCTTGCTCCGTTAGCGATCATCATCCCTACACAAGGTTCTACTATCATTAAGGGATTGCGTGCAAATGATATTTCTTGGCATGACTTCCTGGGAAGAGTTGAATATACTAA agacattccttatgctgCAGTCGAACAACCTATCGAGGCATTCACAAATATCCTCTTTTCATCAGGAACTACAG GGGAGCCAAAAGCAATTCCATGGAGACATGCAACTCCTCTGAAGGCTGCTGCGGATGCATGGGCACATATGGATATACGTAAAGGTGATGTTGTTGCATGGCCTACTAATCTTGGTTGGATGATGGGTCCATGGCTTGTGTATGCCAGTTTAATTAATGGAGCTTCCATGGCTCTATATAATGGCATCCCTCTTGGCTCCGGATTTGCAAAATTTGTACAG GATGCCAGGGTAACAATGCTTGGTGTAGTTCCAAGTATTGTGCGTGCATGGAAGAACACAAATTGTACCATGGGTCTCAATTGGTCAGCGATTCG TTGCTTTAGCTCCACTGGAGAGGCATCCAGTGTGGATGATTACCTATGGCTCATGGGAAGAGCTTACTACAAGCCAGTGATCGAATATTGTGGCGGTACAGAAATTGGAGGTGGATTTGTTACTGGCTCACTGTTGCAGCCTCAGGCATTGGCTGCATTCAGTACACCTGCAATGGGTTGCAAGTTATTTATCCTTGACAGTGATGGAAATCCACTT CCGGAAAATGCTGCTGGGATTGGTGAGTTAGCTCTCGATCCAACAATGTTCGGAGCATCAGTAACATTATTAAATGCTGATCATTATGATGTCTACTTTAAGGGCATGCCAGTTCTCAATGGAAAG CTACTTCGAAGACATGGAGATGAATTTGAGCGGACTGCTAGTGGATATTACAAGGCACATGGTCGTACAGACGACACAATGAATCTTGGTGGCATTAAG GTAAGTTCTGTCGAGATCGAACGGATCTGTAACAGCGTCAGTAGTTCTATCCTTGAGACAGCTGCAATCGGGGTCCCTCCATCTACCGGTGGCCCTGAGCAATTAGTCATGGCTGTCATTTTTAAAGATCAAAGCTTTTCGGAAGAAAATTTGGAAAAGTTAAGGTTGGCCTTCAATTCTGCACTACAGAAGAGACTGAATCCTCTATTCAAG GTTTCATCTGTTGTGCCTGTGCCATCTCTTCCACGGACTGCTTCAAACAAGGTTATGAGAAGAGTTCTGCGGCAGCAATTCTCTAAACGTTCCAAGTTCTAG
- the LOC135677371 gene encoding pentatricopeptide repeat-containing protein At3g24000, mitochondrial-like → MKKLLSPLNSISAALVSRPTLLRFVSSHFTTAAASRVGDSADSSEPEAGRLRFPSVIRDKDLLLKSPTAESGLLVLDLIDAGSLEPSADLYSDLVKRCTQFKKLKEGRLVHAHLMRSEFKSDIFLQNSIVNLYCKCGSLDDARKAFDEMPARDMVTWTALITGYAQNDRPNEAVEMLPRMLRLRLVPNAFTFGSLFKACGAASRNGHCEEVHALSVKCGCSPDVYVGSAILDMYARHGRMEEACLVFDQLDSKNEVSWNALIAGYARREDCKTAMKMFWEMQRSGFEATHFTYSSIFSACASIGALEQGKWVHAQMIKCGQVLTAFVGNTLLDMYAKSGSIRDARKIFDRVNKKDLVSWNSMLTAYAQHGLVSEAIHWFEEMRKLGVQPNQITFLCILTACSHGGLLKEGQYYFDMMKRYKVEPEIEHYVTIVDLLGRAGLLDRAQKFINEMPVQPSAAVWGALLGACRMHKNAELGKFAAERVFELDPYDAGPHVLLYNIYASTGRWTDAAKVRKMMKDGGVKKEPACSWVEMENSVHMFVANDDSHPQIKEIHKMWEKIDAMIKEAGYVPDTNYVLLYVDEHEREAKLQYHSEKLALAFALLKMPPGAPIRIMKNIRMCGDCHSAIKHVSKVMEREIIVRDTNRFHHFSGGSCSCGDYW, encoded by the coding sequence ATGAAGAAGCTTCTCTCCCCTCTCAATTCGATCTCTGCCGCTTTGGTTAGCAGACCCACCCTTCTTCGTTTCGTCTCCTCTCACTTCACCACCGCAGCAGCCTCCCGCGTCGGTGACTCCGCCGACTCTTCCGAACCCGAAGCCGGTCGCCTCCGTTTCCCTTCCGTCATTCGGGACAAAGATCTGCTTCTCAAAAGCCCGACCGCCGAGTCCGGCCTCCTCGTGCTCGACCTCATCGACGCcggctccctcgagccctccgccGACCTCTACTCCGACCTTGTCAAGAGATGCACCCAATTCAAGAAACTCAAGGAGGGCAGACTCGTACATGCCCACTTAATGCGATCTGAATTCAAGTCTGATATCTTCCTCCAGAATTCGATCGTCAACTTGTACTGTAAATGCGGCAGCTTGGATGACGCGCGGAAGGCGTTCGACGAAATGCCCGCGAGGGACATGGTTACATGGACCGCCCTCATCACGGGCTACGCCCAGAATGATAGACCAAATGAAGCTGTGGAGATGCTTCCGAGGATGCTTCGGCTCAGGTTGGTACCTAATGCATTCACCTTCGGCAGCCTCTTCAAGGCTTGCGGAGCTGCTTCCAGGAACGGACATTGTGAAGAGGTCCATGCTTTGAGTGTGAAATGCGGTTGTAGTCCGGATGTCTATGTAGGAAGCGCAATACTAGACATGTACGCTCGTCATGGAAGGATGGAAGAAGCCTGCTTGGTGTTTGATCAGCTGGACTCAAAGAATGAGGTGTCATGGAATGCATTGATAGCAGGATATGCGAGGAGAGAAGATTGCAAGACAGCTATGAAAATGTTTTGGGAAATGCAGAGGAGTGGGTTTGAGGCCACGCATTTCACCTACTCGAGTATTTTTAGTGCTTGTGCTAGTATTGGTGCACTAGAGCAAGGAAAATGGGTTCATGCTCAAATGATCAAATGTGGGCAGGTGCTTACTGCTTTCGTGGGTAATACTCTTCTTGATATGTATGCAAAGTCAGGAAGCATTCGGGATGCCAGAAAAATATTTGATCGAGTGAATAAGAAAGATCTTGTTTCTTGGAATTCGATGCTTACTGCATATGCGCAGCATGGGCTTGTTAGTGAAGCAATTCACTGGTTTGAAGAGATGCGGAAGCTTGGAGTTCAGCCGAACCAGATTACTTTCCTTTGCATCCTCACTGCCTGCAGTCATGGAGGGTTATTGAAGGAAGGGCAGTACTACTTTGACATGATGAAGAGATACAAGGTGGAACCGGAGATTGAGCATTATGTTACAATTGTCGATCTCCTTGGCCGAGCTGGTCTTCTTGATCGGGCACAGAAGTTCATAAATGAAATGCCTGTTCAACCAAGTGCTGCTGTTTGGGGAGCTTTGCTTGGTGCTTGTAGGATGCACAAGAACGCAGAATTAGGGAAATTTGCTGCAGAAAGGGTATTTGAACTTGACCCATATGATGCTGGCCCTCATGTGTTGCTTTACAACATCTATGCATCCACTGGTAGATGGACTGATGCAGCCAAAGTGAGGAAAATGATGAAAGACGGTGGAGTGAAGAAAGAGCCTGCTTGTAGCTGGGTGGAGATGGAAAACTCAGTCCACATGTTTGTAGCAAATGATGATTCCCATCCACAAATAAAAGAGATACATAAGATGTGGGAGAAAATTGATGCAATGATTAAAGAGGCAGGATATGTTCCAGATACGAATTACGtgctcttatatgtggatgaacaTGAGAGGGAGGCAAAATTGCAGTACCATAGCGAGAAGCTTGCTCTTGCGTTTGCACTGCTCAAGATGCCTCCGGGGGCACCCATCcgtatcatgaaaaatatcaggaTGTGTGGAGATTGTCACTCTGCAATTAAACATGTTTCCAAGGTAATGGAGAGGGAGATCATCGTGAGAGACACAAACCGGTTTCATCATTTTAGTGGAGGTTCATGTTCATGTGGTGATTACTGGTGA
- the LOC135677372 gene encoding NDR1/HIN1-like protein 6, which produces MTHTLDIPPPPFVGHRDPLDGPKYVMLSENNSVAGGPQHPPLRPPPYRRSLHAYLSQRRSTKTGNCCRSCLCCFCCFLLVFIVLVAALLLYLRFTFDPQVPSYKVEHFDVEAFNIQPSNSIVSMKFAITVRAVNPNKKIGIRYREGSSVLIGYKGARLGSGRLPIFYQRPRNTTKMVVAIKGRSKVGAARQSALFGNQQAGDVPLHVSVKAPLGLAVGQTELVKVKVHIDCTLVVDSLAPGKKVTIKSTDYNVDVKL; this is translated from the coding sequence ATGACCCACACCTTGGACATCCCACCCCCACCTTTCGTCGGCCATCGAGATCCCCTCGATGGCCCCAAGTACGTCATGCTCTCCGAGAACAACTCCGTCGCCGGCGGTCCCCAGCACCCACCCCTCCGTCCTCCCCCCTACCGCCGCTCCCTCCACGCTTACCTCTCCCAACGTCGCTCCACCAAGACAGGCAACTGCTGCCGCAGCTGTCTCTGCTGTTTCTGCTGCTTCCTCCTCGTCTTCATCGTCCTCGTCGCTGCACTGTTGCTCTACCTACGCTTCACCTTCGATCCCCAAGTCCCCTCCTACAAGGTCGAACACTTCGACGTCGAGGCTTTCAACATTCAACCCAGCAACTCGATTGTCTCGATGAAGTTCGCGATAACGGTGCGCGCCGTGAACCCGAACAAGAAGATCGGGATACGGTACCGGGAGGGGAGCTCGGTGCTGATAGGCTACAAAGGGGCGAGGCTGGGCTCCGGGCGGCTGCCCATTTTCTACCAGCGGCCACGGAACACGACGAAGATGGTGGTGGCTATCAAGGGGCGGAGCAAGGTCGGGGCTGCGCGGCAATCGGCGCTTTTCGGCAATCAGCAGGCGGGGGATGTGCCGCTGCATGTGTCCGTGAAGGCTCCGCTGGGGCTTGCCGTTGGGCAGACGGAGCTCGTCAAGGTGAAGGTGCACATCGACTGCACGTTGGTGGTGGACAGTTTGGCGCCAGGGAAGAAGGTGACCATCAAGTCAACCGACTACAACGTGGATGTGAAACTCTAG
- the LOC135581646 gene encoding uncharacterized protein LOC135581646, with protein sequence MLKLDAVTTEKGENDLAELVDRKPYQDIELSLPNHISKDASVIQNQNENKPMPSASDDLRAEIQNIELYADKAATGVCQTVKDICMDESLPHKKILLESSDTTKESLAGIKPSATNTDDNPSGRLTECVTLIMQDLHIASVVAKDAADQYSLCSLVELEDKQKADVHITKHLSDHNISFQPLLSTGDFDMVPRQLDTNKFNRLHIFQKNTGQVKHDEVCSTTLASSSITTDSKETSGLVKNYTSVTSLGSLKGGCSTAEVEPSDVGGEKEGGNVSPSFNPGAMTNKEIEENSGNTDSESFIDAQNCFSGEEMVFDGVTSSSRCSCCHKNAGDPSSSGPKSSSGHIVFSGNISLRSDSTTSTRSFAFPILQPDWNSSPVKMAKADSRHLKKHRFWRSGILCCKF encoded by the exons ATGTTGAAGTTAGATGCTGTAACTACAGAGAAAGGGGAAAATGATCTTGCAGAATTAGTAGACAGAAAACCATATCAAGATATAGAATTGTCTCTTCCCAATCATATCAGCAAGGATGCTTCAGtgattcaaaatcaaaatgagaATAAACCTATGCCATCTGCATCAGATGATCTTCGTGCTGAAATCCAGAATATTGAGCTATATGCAGATAAGGCCGCTACTGGTGTCTGTCAAACTGTGAAAGACATATGCATGGATGAAAGTTTACCACATAAAAAGATTCTGTTAGAAAGCAGTGACACCACCAAGGAGAGTTTAGCTGGCATCAAACCATCAGCAACAAATACAGATGATAATCCAAGTGGACGACTTACAGAATGTGTGACTCTAATTATGCAGGATCTACACATAGCTTCTGTTGTTGCTAAGGATGCTGCGGATCAATATTCACTTTGTAGCTTAGTTGAACTTGAAGACAAGCAGAAGGCAGATGTGCATATTACAAAACATTTATCTGACCATAATATCAGTTTTCAGCCATTGCTTTCTACTGGAGATTTTGACATGGTTCCTCGTCAATTGGATACAAACAAATTCAATCGACTGCATATTTTCCAGAAAAATACTGGACAG GTTAAACATGATGAAGTATGCTCAACAACTCTGGCTTCATCAAGCATCACCACTGATTCTAAGGAAACCAGTGGGTTGGTGAAAAATTATACCAGTGTTACGTCACTGGGTAGTCTGAAAGGTGGCTGCTCCACTGCTGAAGTTGAGCCATCAGATGTGGGAGGTGAGAAGGAAGGAGGAAATGTTTCTCCTTCCTTCAATCCTGGAGCAATGACAAACAAAGAAATAGAGGAGAACAGTGGTAATACTGATAGTGAATCTTTCATAGATGCCCAAAATTGTTTTTCAGGTGAAGAGATGGTTTTTGATGGTGTCACATCTTCTTCACGATGTTCGTGTTGTCACAAGAACGCAGGAGACCCAAGTTCCTCTGGTCCAAAATCATCCTCAGGGCACATTGTATTTTCTGGTAATATTTCTCTTCGATCGGATAGCACCACCAGCACTCGCTCCTTTGCCTTTCCGAT ATTACAACCGGATTGGAATTCCAGCCCAGTGAAAATGGCTAAAGCAGACAGCAGGCATTTGAAAAAGCACCGGTTTTGGAGGTCAGGAATTTTATGTTGTAAATTCTGA
- the LOC135677374 gene encoding transcription factor BIM2-like isoform X1, whose protein sequence is METAASRSSRGFDEDDDDDQEFGKRDGSSFHRDLTTRVDGKGSGTDELPATPKSKHSAMEQRRRNKINDRFQILRELIPHSDQKRDKASFLLEVIEYIRFLQEKAQKSESSYPGWNQDNAKLMPWVKVYYRSFWKNAQNNNQIPVDGLSDPSPVIRNGSAPPASAFSGQFDESNIPVAPVMLSNAQNPTESDATAGLSYKIMETATGFANSMPSQAQSHWLGASSPADCAVNNEILNEHEELIIDEGTINASATYSQGLLTTLTQSLQSSGVDLSQASISVQINLGKRATNKRAGATSALSNSKNPDDPAPTNQAGGHSMMGNISEESSQATKRHKADN, encoded by the exons ATGGAGACCGCTGCGTCGAGATCCAGCAGGGGCTTTGACGAAGATGACGACGATGATCAGGAGTTCGGGAAGAGAGATGGTTCCTCCTTCCACAGAG ATTTGACTACTAGGGTGGATGGAAAGGGAAGCGGCACTGATGAGCTGCCCGCTACCCCTAAATCAAAGCATTCGGCCATGGAGCAGCGGAGAAGAAACAAAATCAATGACAG ATTTCAGATACTTAGGGAACTCATACCTCATAGCGATCAGAAGAGAGATAAAGCATCATTCCTTTTGGAG GTCATTGAATACATCCGGTTTTTACAAGAGAAAGCTCAAAAGTCTGAGTCTTCTTACCCAGGATGGAATCAGGATAATGCCAAGTTAATGCCTTGG GTAAAAGTCTATTACAGGTCTTTTTGGAAAAATGCACAG AATAACAATCAAATCCCTGTAGATGGTCTATCTGACCCTTCTCCAGTCATAAGAAATGGTTCTGCTCCTCCTGCATCTGCCTTCTCTGGACAGTTCGATGAGAGTAACATTCCAGTTGCACCTGTAATGCTCTCAAATGCACAGAATCCGACAGAATCTGATGCAACAGCTGGTCTTTCCTACAAGATAATGGAAACTGCTACAGGTTTTGCCA ATAGTATGCCATCTCAGGCTCAGTCACATTGGTTAGGAGCATCCAGCCCTGCTGATTGTGCTGTAAATAATGAGATCTTGAATGAGCATGAAGAGTTGATAATCGATGAGGGCACAATTAATGCATCTGCCACTTACTCGCAAGG GCTTTTGACGACACTAACTCAATCATTGCAAAGTTCTGGCGTAGATCTGTCTCAAGCCAGTATTTCTGTACAGATCAATCTTGGTAAGCGTGCAACTAATAAGAGAGCTGGTGCCACTTCTGCATTGTCCAACTCCAAG AATCCAGACGACCCTGCACCGACGAATCAAGCAGGTGGTCACTCCATGATGGGGAACATCAGTGAAGAATCTTCACAAGCAACCAAGAGACACAAAGCAGATAACTAG
- the LOC135677374 gene encoding transcription factor BIM2-like isoform X2, with the protein METAASRSSRGFDEDDDDDQEFGKRDGSSFHRDLTTRVDGKGSGTDELPATPKSKHSAMEQRRRNKINDRFQILRELIPHSDQKRDKASFLLEVIEYIRFLQEKAQKSESSYPGWNQDNAKLMPWNNNQIPVDGLSDPSPVIRNGSAPPASAFSGQFDESNIPVAPVMLSNAQNPTESDATAGLSYKIMETATGFANSMPSQAQSHWLGASSPADCAVNNEILNEHEELIIDEGTINASATYSQGLLTTLTQSLQSSGVDLSQASISVQINLGKRATNKRAGATSALSNSKNPDDPAPTNQAGGHSMMGNISEESSQATKRHKADN; encoded by the exons ATGGAGACCGCTGCGTCGAGATCCAGCAGGGGCTTTGACGAAGATGACGACGATGATCAGGAGTTCGGGAAGAGAGATGGTTCCTCCTTCCACAGAG ATTTGACTACTAGGGTGGATGGAAAGGGAAGCGGCACTGATGAGCTGCCCGCTACCCCTAAATCAAAGCATTCGGCCATGGAGCAGCGGAGAAGAAACAAAATCAATGACAG ATTTCAGATACTTAGGGAACTCATACCTCATAGCGATCAGAAGAGAGATAAAGCATCATTCCTTTTGGAG GTCATTGAATACATCCGGTTTTTACAAGAGAAAGCTCAAAAGTCTGAGTCTTCTTACCCAGGATGGAATCAGGATAATGCCAAGTTAATGCCTTGG AATAACAATCAAATCCCTGTAGATGGTCTATCTGACCCTTCTCCAGTCATAAGAAATGGTTCTGCTCCTCCTGCATCTGCCTTCTCTGGACAGTTCGATGAGAGTAACATTCCAGTTGCACCTGTAATGCTCTCAAATGCACAGAATCCGACAGAATCTGATGCAACAGCTGGTCTTTCCTACAAGATAATGGAAACTGCTACAGGTTTTGCCA ATAGTATGCCATCTCAGGCTCAGTCACATTGGTTAGGAGCATCCAGCCCTGCTGATTGTGCTGTAAATAATGAGATCTTGAATGAGCATGAAGAGTTGATAATCGATGAGGGCACAATTAATGCATCTGCCACTTACTCGCAAGG GCTTTTGACGACACTAACTCAATCATTGCAAAGTTCTGGCGTAGATCTGTCTCAAGCCAGTATTTCTGTACAGATCAATCTTGGTAAGCGTGCAACTAATAAGAGAGCTGGTGCCACTTCTGCATTGTCCAACTCCAAG AATCCAGACGACCCTGCACCGACGAATCAAGCAGGTGGTCACTCCATGATGGGGAACATCAGTGAAGAATCTTCACAAGCAACCAAGAGACACAAAGCAGATAACTAG